The genomic stretch CCGTAGAAGATTGCATTTGCGCCCAGTTGCGCCAGAAATAGACACAGTCCTTGATGAAGCATTGCGTCCTGTTTTCTCACAAGATAATAATGTAGGAGAAAAAGCTCATCATAGCCAAGTAGCTACCATCCTTAACGAGCTTGATAAAGCAGATGTTGACGAGATGCTTGCAAATCTTAAAGACTTGAGCCCAGAAGATCTAGAAAAAATCAAAGCAAAGCTTTTTGTTTTCGAAGATATTCCGCGTTTGACAGAACGAGCACGGCTACTGCTTTTTGATAAAATTACAGCTGATACCGTTATTACAGCTTTGCATGGGGCAGACGATCAGATGAAAGATCTTATTTTAAATTCTCTTTCACAGCGCACACGCCGTATAGTGGAAGCAGAACTTTCTTCAGGCAATGATTCCATCCAACAAGAGGCAATTATAAATGCACGCCGTAGTATTGCCCAAACAGCAATCAAATTATCAGAACAAGGAACAATTAATCTCTTAGGTGAAGAAGGAACGTCTTAAAAAGCGCGCTTAAACCAACATGTCAAATGAAAAGCCCGATAAAGAGAGCCAAACAGAAGAACCAACAGAACACAAAATTCATAAAGCAGAAGAAAAAGGAAATCTTCCCTTTTCTCGTGAGTTGCCTATTTTTTCTTCTCTTTTAAGCTTTAGTGTAATTTCTATTTTTATCGCTTTTCCCGCCATATCACAGCTTTCAAACTTTTTGCTTCAATGGCTTGAACGCCCAGAATCGTGGCGCATTAACACTGCAGAAGATATTAAACATTTGATTTATTTGGTAGGTGGTAATGTAGGCTTAGCTTTAGCGCCTATTTTAGTTATTATACCCCTGATTGGTATAAGTGCATCAGCTATACAAAATGTACCACGTATTATTATGGAGCGCATTCGCCCACAATGGTCTCGTGTTTCACTCAGTCGTGGATTTGAACGCATTTTCAGTAAAGCAGGATTGGTGGAATTTTTAAAATCATTAACAAAACTGATTGGTGTGAGCATAATTGTTTATATTATGTTTTTCAAAAACAATACAATTTTCATCAATGCATTATTAACAGATGCATCAGCTTTACCCGAATACATTCGTAAAGAACTTGTCGGTCTGTCACTCTCTTTCATTGTAGCCGTTGCCGCTATTACAGGATTTGACTTAGCATGGTCACATTTTCACTGGCGTCAAAAATTACGCATGAGCAAACAAGAAATTAAAGAAGAGCACAAAAGCCTTGAAGGAAACCCTATGATCAAAGCACGGATGCGTTCCTTAACACGTGATCGCATGCGTCGGAGAATGATTGCCAATGTTCCTACTGCAACTTTAATTGTGACGAATCCAACCCACTTTTCTGTTGCTTTGCGCTATAAACCACCCCTTGATTATGCACCAGTTGTGGTTGCAAAAGGGCAGGACATTCTGGCTTTACAAATTCGTGAAATTGCTGTCGAAAATGACATCCCTGTTATTGAAAATGTAGAATTAGCACGCACATTGTACAAACAAGTCGAAGTCGACCAAGTTATCCCACCTGAATTATATGAAAGTGTTGCTGCTTTAATTCGTTTTATCAACAGCCAGAAAATCCATTAAAAATGAGCATCTACAACTTTTTTCAAAATTACGCCAAACTAATATAAACTCTAAAACACCAAAACAATAACACAAAGTCACAAGATGAAAAAAGATTATATAACTGAAATCCGTGAAATGGTTCTGGCAAAACAAGTAGCGCAATTTATTCCAGAATTGCGATTGATCGATGTAGGTGATTTAATTGCCTGTATACACACAGAGCGTTTTAACCATCTTTCCGAACTTATTGAAAGCGCCACGGAATTGCGTTTTTACCCACATACCATGCGTTTTGCCCGTAATGCCAGTTATGAATTAGATTGGAACACTACACCAAAAATCTTGTTTCATATGGAATTTTCAAATGAAGGTGTACAAGCTTTTTTTCAGCTTATCATGTCATCAGAAGAATTTGGAATTGAATTGGATAAGTGTATTTTTGAAAACCCTTCCGATGAAGAAACCAATACCAGTCATTTGATGAATGCACTCAATAATGCACGAATACAAAAAAGACTCACCCACTAAAATATGCACTATCCCATTAACATACGAACTGCATTGTAGATTTAAAAGCATCACACCTCAAAGATAAGAAGGATGCAAGATAAAAGGCAAAAATGCTATAATGCTCTATACAAATAAGCTGCTCTGTTCTCTAATAAAATAAGAAGTTCTTCTTACAACTCCCCCCTCACCCCGCGTGGATCTTATGAATATGGACATATTTGATACAAAAATAATTTTCTAGCACTCATAACTTCCGGAGAAATTTCTCAAAAACTCTTTTCCAAAGTACATTTTAAAAAACTTTATGCTTCAAAAAAACTTCTCACATCATAGTTTAAATACTTCTATCTCTTATGATTCATATTGCGTATTTTATCAGCTGGAAGATAATTAAACTGTTTCACAAGCAAATCTTTCACAAAAGGCGTTGGAAAATGCTGATTAACTTCATCCAAAATTTGTTTTTTGACCGTCTCAAATTTTATCTTTTCGACCGCACGCACATCTGAATAACTGTCCCAAAAACACTTAAAAATAGCATCATTAATCAATACCCCTAAAGGAAGGGACATTTTTTGCTCAACTTTCTTATCTACAAGATAAGTTAATTGTGAAATTATATAACCCTGAACAGCTCCCTCAACTAAAATGGGAACACTGATAATTTCTGTTTGACCCGAACTAACCTCTTCTGCGACAGGAGCAGATACTTCTGAAATATCAGGATTTACAGCATGCACTTTGACACTCAACATTAAAGCACCCAAAGCCACTAAACAACCCCATACCCCCATCACAATCATTTTAATCATTTTCTGCTTCCAGCATTGACTAAAACAGGGTCATAGGTTCCATCTGTTTCTTCAGCGCGAGCAGCTGTTTGCATAATCTGAGAAAGTTCCTTAACAGCCTCTAAATGTACTTGAAGTAACTCACTATTGCGCTGCAATTTTTGCTGTAAATCAGATAATAAACTTTCTATTTTACTTTCAACATCCTCATCCAAATAGCGCATAACATCTTTCATTGACTGATTAAGATCACGTAGACCGCGTGTTTTACGTAAATTAACCTCTTCATAATCTGGAACGCCGTGGCTTTCAAGCATATTACTTTCATAATCAACCACTTCTGCCAGCCCTTTAACAGCAGCCATAAACTTTGTTATTGCCCAATCACGACCAATCAGATCATTATTGAGAACTTTTGTTTTCAATGCAACATTTTCATTATTATATTGCGCTACAGACATTTTTATTCCCCTTTAATGGTATTTTAACTGTCATTTTAATAGTTTGTGTTTAATATTAACGTGCCAGATCGGTTCATTTAATGAACTATCGCATCAATGATAAAACAACGTCTTTAATGGATAGCATTTATTCTGTTTCTCTCTCCATTATATGACCCATCTTCTTTCTTAGCCTGTTCAGAAATTAACATTTGCGCAATGCCAATTCCTCCAGATATAGCAAATTCTTTAGCCAATTGTTCAGCCATCATAAATTTCCAAATTTGCCCTGCTTGCCCTTTTCCAAAAATAGATTGCATCTCAGTCGTGAACATATTTTCAACAAAAGTCTGCAATATAAAAGCTTCAAAGTTTTTAAAGGCTTCAGT from Bartonella sp. WD16.2 encodes the following:
- a CDS encoding rod-binding protein, whose product is MAIQPPSDIVLDVARAADPVEYRASVEKLRDLRNTTHAQTHVHQENNFAQLVHADYENSYSVIQHDSPQVHIKPQSIENKNTEAFKNFEAFILQTFVENMFTTEMQSIFGKGQAGQIWKFMMAEQLAKEFAISGGIGIAQMLISEQAKKEDGSYNGERNRINAIH
- a CDS encoding flagellar protein FlgN; its protein translation is MSVAQYNNENVALKTKVLNNDLIGRDWAITKFMAAVKGLAEVVDYESNMLESHGVPDYEEVNLRKTRGLRDLNQSMKDVMRYLDEDVESKIESLLSDLQQKLQRNSELLQVHLEAVKELSQIMQTAARAEETDGTYDPVLVNAGSRK
- the flhB gene encoding flagellar type III secretion system protein FlhB, whose product is MSNEKPDKESQTEEPTEHKIHKAEEKGNLPFSRELPIFSSLLSFSVISIFIAFPAISQLSNFLLQWLERPESWRINTAEDIKHLIYLVGGNVGLALAPILVIIPLIGISASAIQNVPRIIMERIRPQWSRVSLSRGFERIFSKAGLVEFLKSLTKLIGVSIIVYIMFFKNNTIFINALLTDASALPEYIRKELVGLSLSFIVAVAAITGFDLAWSHFHWRQKLRMSKQEIKEEHKSLEGNPMIKARMRSLTRDRMRRRMIANVPTATLIVTNPTHFSVALRYKPPLDYAPVVVAKGQDILALQIREIAVENDIPVIENVELARTLYKQVEVDQVIPPELYESVAALIRFINSQKIH